A window from Variovorax sp. PBL-E5 encodes these proteins:
- a CDS encoding tripartite tricarboxylate transporter TctB family protein, translated as MTTSSNPPVGASADTPAALWPQTLVGVGVLVVGLALAFGAIGISSEAGYGGVGPNFLPWLVAVALTVCGAWIVWEARTGGFREMDAPSGATHSDWAGFVWVSAGLLLNAALITTLGFVLSCTLCYLLAVQGLRRASGQGGVNAPRTWLVDCVTGLLISAPVFWTFTKFLAINLPGLSATGWI; from the coding sequence ATGACAACAAGCTCGAACCCTCCGGTCGGGGCGTCCGCTGACACGCCAGCAGCGCTCTGGCCGCAAACCCTGGTCGGGGTCGGCGTTCTGGTCGTGGGCCTGGCGCTCGCGTTCGGCGCGATCGGCATTTCGTCCGAGGCCGGCTACGGCGGCGTCGGGCCCAATTTCCTGCCGTGGCTGGTGGCGGTCGCGCTCACCGTGTGCGGTGCGTGGATCGTCTGGGAGGCCCGCACCGGCGGCTTTCGCGAGATGGATGCGCCTTCGGGCGCGACGCACAGTGACTGGGCCGGCTTCGTCTGGGTGTCGGCGGGGCTGCTGCTCAATGCGGCGCTGATCACGACGCTCGGCTTCGTCCTCAGCTGCACGCTGTGCTACCTGCTCGCGGTGCAGGGCCTGCGCCGGGCCAGCGGGCAGGGCGGCGTGAATGCGCCGCGCACCTGGCTTGTCGACTGCGTGACAGGCCTCCTGATCTCGGCGCCGGTGTTCTGGACTTTCACGAAATTCCTCGCCATCAACCTGCCAGGCCTGAGCGCCACGGGGTGGATCTGA
- a CDS encoding Bug family tripartite tricarboxylate transporter substrate binding protein: protein MRRDTFLKSLAALAATGSLPLSAWAAANVKMMIPANPGGGWDTTGRALGKALTDGKLADTVTYDNKGGAAGALGLAQFVNGSKGDSNALMVMGAVMLGGIITGKPPVNLSQATPIARITSEYNVFVLPAASPLKTMKDVVEQLKKDPGSVKWGGGSRGSTEHIAAAMIAQKVGVDPSKINYVAFRGGGEATAAILGGNVTVGGSGYSEFAEYIHAGKMRAIAVTSGTRLPGIDVPTLKEQGIDVEIGNWRGVYGAPGITAEQRKALTDMVLAALKTPAWNEALKKNDWTPAVMSGDAFAKFVDDEFASLRATMAKSGMV from the coding sequence ATGCGCAGAGACACTTTCCTTAAATCGCTGGCCGCGCTCGCGGCCACCGGTTCGTTGCCACTCTCGGCCTGGGCCGCGGCCAACGTCAAGATGATGATCCCGGCCAACCCGGGCGGCGGTTGGGACACCACCGGCCGCGCGCTGGGCAAGGCCCTGACCGACGGCAAGCTGGCCGATACCGTCACCTACGACAACAAGGGCGGCGCCGCCGGAGCGCTGGGGCTGGCGCAGTTCGTGAACGGTTCCAAGGGCGACTCGAATGCGCTGATGGTGATGGGCGCCGTGATGCTCGGCGGCATCATCACCGGCAAGCCGCCGGTGAACCTGTCGCAGGCCACGCCGATCGCGCGCATCACCAGCGAATACAACGTGTTCGTGCTGCCGGCCGCCTCGCCGCTGAAGACCATGAAGGACGTGGTCGAGCAGCTCAAGAAGGATCCGGGCAGCGTGAAATGGGGCGGCGGTTCGCGCGGCTCCACCGAGCACATCGCGGCGGCGATGATCGCGCAGAAGGTCGGCGTCGACCCGTCCAAGATCAACTACGTCGCCTTCCGCGGCGGCGGCGAGGCGACGGCGGCCATCCTGGGCGGCAACGTCACCGTCGGCGGCAGCGGCTACAGCGAATTCGCGGAGTACATCCATGCCGGCAAGATGAGGGCCATCGCGGTCACCTCCGGCACGCGGCTGCCCGGCATCGACGTGCCGACGCTCAAGGAGCAGGGCATCGACGTCGAGATCGGCAACTGGCGCGGCGTCTATGGCGCGCCGGGCATCACGGCCGAGCAGCGCAAGGCATTGACCGACATGGTGCTGGCTGCGCTCAAGACCCCGGCGTGGAACGAGGCGCTGAAGAAGAACGACTGGACGCCGGCCGTCATGTCGGGCGACGCCTTCGCCAAGTTCGTCGATGACGAGTTCGCGAGCCTGCGCGCGACGATGGCCAAATCGGGAATGGTCTAA